The genomic region AGCAATGGGGCGGCGGCTTTCGTTTGCCGTCCTGATTCGAACCGGTGTGGCGATCCGCTCTTGCCCATAGCGACGAATTCGGGCTCTATGGCAGACGAATGATAACCGGAGCGGTCACAGGCACCGGACGGATGAGGATGGAGCCGGGAAGGCAGGCGCGAACGCTCGCGCGGCCCAGGCTCAGCGAGGCACCCTAGAGGTGCGGCTGCACCTGGCCGCCGCTCAGCACGAGCGGCGGCCATTTTCGTGGCGGAACAGCGCCGGCGCTCCGCCGGTTTTGCGGTGTTCGACAGCGATGATACAACGACCGCCCGTTCCGCCGCGCCAGCAAAGACCCATCCCCCGCGCATGAAGCTCGCCATCTTTTCCCGACCCTTCTTCGAACAGAAGAGCCGCGCCTTCTGGGTGCTGCAGGCGGCCGGCTGGTCGGGCTATCTGCTGCTGCGCATCGTGTCGAACATCTCGAACACCTCGCTTTCGATCGAAGGCGTGATCCGCGTGCTGATCGAATCGATCATCGGCTATTGCCTCACGCTGCTGCTCTCGACGCTCTACGGATGGTTCCGCCGGCTGCCGCGGATCACCGGAATCCTGCTCACCATCGCCACGCTGCTGATGGCGACGATCATCTATGCCGTGCTCAATGCCTTCACCATTTCGGTGATCCGCGACGCGCTGCCGGGCATTTCGCTGAACCTGATCCTCGGTAACATGTTCCTCAATTTCACGGTGCTGGCGGGCTGGTCGGCACTCTATTTCGCGATCAACTTCTACCTGATCGTCGAGGAGCAGATCGATCAGCTCCAGGTGCTCGAGAGCCAGGCATCGACCGCGCAGCTGGCGATGCTGCGCTACCAGCTCAATCCGCACTTCCTCTTCAACACGCTCAATTCGATCTCCACATTGGTTCTGCTCAAACAGACCGAGCGGGCCAATGTGATGCTCTCGCGCCTGTCCTCCTTCCTGCGCTACACGCTGGCGAACGAGCCCACCGCGCATGTGACGCTTTCGCAGGAGGTGGAGACGCTGAAGCTCTATCTCGAGATCGAGAAGATGCGCTTCGACGAGCGGTTGCGGCCGCATTTCGAGATCGACCCGCGCACCGTGAAGGCGCGGCTGCCCTCGCTGCTGCTCCAGCCGCTGGTCGAGAATGCGATCAAATATGCAGTCACGCCCAAGGAGGAAGGCGCCGACATCACCGTGACGACGCGACTCGCCGGAGAACGCGTTCATATCACCGTATCCGACACCGGCCCGGGATTGATCGAGCCGCGTTTGCGGCCGACGCTGTCGACCGGAGTGGGGCTTGCGAACATCCGCGAACGGCTGGCGCAGGCATTCGGACCGGACCACCGGTTCGAAACCCGATCGAACCCGGGAGGCGGCTTCCGCGTTGAGATCGAGATCCCGTTCCAGTTCGAGGAACCTACACGAGAGGCAGCATGACCATCCGAACCATCCTCGTCGACGACGAGCCGCTCGCCATCCAGGGGCTGGAGCTGCGGCTGCAGGCCCATGAGGATGTCGAGATCGTCGACACCTGCGTGAACGGCCGCGAGGCGATTCGCTCGATCAAGACCCACAAGCCCGATCTGGTCTTCCTCGACATCCAGATGCCGGGCTTCGACGGGTTTTCCGTGGTCCAGGGGCTGATGGAAGTCGAGCCGCCGCTGTTCGTCTTCGTCACTGCCTATTCGGACCATGCGATCCGCGCGTTCGAAGCGCAGGCGATGGACTATCTGATGAAGCCGGTCGAGGAATCGCGGCTTGCCGACACGCTCCAGCGCGTTCGCCAGCGGCTTTCCGAGCGGCGCGGCGTCGAGGAGATCGAGAAGCTGAAGGGCGTGCTCGCCGAAGTGGCGCCCGAAGCCGCCGAGACGCTGGGCGAAGGCGGCGACGGCATGGCCGCCAACCGGTTCGAAAAGCTCATCAATATCAAGGATCGCGGCCAGATCTTCCGCGTCGACGTCGACACGATCGAGCGGATCGACGCCGCCGGCGACTATATGTGCATCTACACCGGCGACAACACGCTGATCCTGCGCGAAACGATGAAGGATCTCGAGAAGCGGCTCGACCCGCGCCGGTTTCAGCGCGTCCACCGCTCGACGATCGTCAACCTCGACCTCGTTCGCCAGGTGAAGCCGCACACCAACGGCGAGTGCTTCCTGGTGCTCGATTCGGGCGCGCAGGTGAAGGTGAGCCGCAGCTATCGCGACGTGGTGGCGCGCTTCGTTCACTGATCGTCCGGTGACGCTAGGCGGAGTGCCGTGGCACCCGGCCGGGCGCTCGTGACGGGCTGCGCGAAAGCCCGTCCCGCGCGCGGCGATCACCAGTACCCGTAGGACTGCGGAGCCGCCCGCGGCGATTTTGCCCATTCTATAATGGGCTTAATGCGCACAACGTCCGTCTCGACCGTTCCTCCCGCACGGCGCCGCAAGGGCTTTGTTGTCCTCCAGGCGGTGCTGCTCGCGCTTGCGGGAGGCCTGGCCTTTCTCCCGCCCGCCCAAGGCCGCATCCTGATCGTTCCTCTCGGCACGGCGGACGCCAGCAGGGTCGCCGCCTGGGCGAGCGCCGGCGGCGCCAAGCCGGTCGATTCCGGCCCGTTCGCCGGCAGCCTGATCGTCGAGGGCGCGCGCGCCGCGCTGCTCCCCGGCGCGCTTCGCCACGGCGCGCTGCTCCTCAACACCAATCTGCCCGGCTGTTCGGGCTCATCAGAGAAACCGGCATGACCAACGCACTTTCGCTCGACCATCTGCGCCTGCTCGGCATGCGGACGATCGCGGCCATCATGGTCGCGCTTGCGCTCGCGACTGCCGCCGGATCCGCCAGCAGCGGATTCGCGCAAGGGGCGCTGCCCGTGATCCTGGCGTTCGTGCTGCCGATCTACCCCGTTCTGCTGGCGCTGCGCGGCGCGTTCGACGCGAACGCGCGGCTGATCGCGACGATGACCATCGTCTCCCAGCCGGCGCTGATGCTCTACGTCTTCGAAGGTGCGGCGTGGCAGGTGGACCTGCACATGATCTTCTTCGCCGCGCTGGCGGTGACCGCGCTGCTGTGCGACTGGCGCGCGCTGGTGGGCGGCGCGGCGGTCGTGGCGGTGCACCATCTGCTGCTCGGCATGCTCGTGCCCGAATGGGTATTCCTGGGCGGTGGCGGCATCGGCCGCATCCTGCTCCACGCGGTGGTGCTGATCGTCGAGACGGGCGCGCTCGTCCTGCTCGCGCAGAGCATCGTGGGTCTGCTCGCCAAGGTGTCGCAGGAAGCCGATGCGCGAATCGCAGCGGATGCGGCTGCGCAGGCCGAACGCGCCGAACGCGCCGCCGAACTCGAGCGGGTGGTGGCAAGCGTGAGCGGCAGCCTGGAGGCGATGGCGCGCGGCGATCTGACGCGCGAGATCCGCGAGAGCTTCCCCGCAGCCTATGCCGCGCTCAAGGCGAATTGCAACGCTACCGCCCAGTCGCTGCGCCAGCTGATCGGCAGCGTCGGCGAAGGCGCACGGCAGATCGGCACCGGATCGACCGAGATCGCCAATGCCGCCGAGCAGCAGGCGCGCCGCATCGAGCGCACCGCTGCGAATCTTGAGGAGACTTCGGTCGCGGTGGCAAGCATCGACGAGCGACTGCAGGCGCTGGCGCAGACCGCAGAAGGATCGCTCGCCTGCGCCGACGCGGCGACGGGCAGCGTCGAGAGCGGCCGCGCGAGGGCGCTTCATGCCGTCGAGACGATGGGCCGGGTGCGCCAGAGCGCCGAGGGTATCGACGATGTGATCGAGGGGCTCGACAAGATCGCTTTCCAGACGCGCGTTCTGGCGATGAACGCCGCGGTTGAGGCGGGCCGAGCAGGCGAAGCGGGCCGCGGGTTCGCCGTCGTCGCCGATCTGGTTTCGGCGCTGGCGATGCGCGCCGAGGAAGAGGCCAAGCGCGCGCGCGAGCAGCTGACCGTGACGCAGGACGAAGTCGCCGGAGCGGTCGGCGCCGTCGAGGAAGTCGATAGCGCGCTGACCGCGATCGCCGAGACCGTGGAGAAGGTGCATGCGCTGCTGAGCACGACTGCCGGCGAGAATCAGGCGCAGGCGCAGGCGATCCGCGAAATCCGTTCGGCGATCGGCGAGATGGAGATCGGCGCCCAGCAGGACGCCGCGATGGTCGAGCAGACCTCTGCCGCTGCGCGGGAGCTGCTGAGCCAGGTGCAGGCGCTGACCGAAAGCACCGCACAGTTTAGCGTCGAGGAGGCGCGGATCGAGCGGCAATGGACCGGGAGCGCCAGCCTTCACTGAGTCACGTGGCCGGCGACGTATCGAATATCGATAAATCGCTTGGCAGCGGCATCGAGGTGATGTATATCGTTTTTCGATAATGTTCTTATCGAGGAGCGATACCATGATATCTCAAGGGGTGACTGACGACTGGATACTGAAAGCCGCGCGAGTGGTGATCCGCATCCTGCAAGTGGTGGTGGGCTTCGCCGCGCTCATGATCGCAGTGGCGACGGTGGTCGTCAGCTTCGATCCAAGTTGGCTGCTCAAGGAACTGGGCGCGTCGGCCGGCATCGATGTCGCCCGCTTTCGGTGGCTGGTGGTCGCCGGGCTGCTGGGCGGCGCGGTGCTGCTCGGCCTGTTCGTGCTGTTCCTCCAGTCGCTGCACCGGATCATCGCGACGGTCGGGCGCGGCGACCCCTTCACGCCGGACAATGCCCGGCGGCTGCGCGAAATGGCGTGGCTGCTGCTGGCGATGCAGCTCGGCGCCTTTGCGCTGGAACTCTATTCCGACTGGATCGGCCGGTTCGTCGAATATGTGACCTTCGACGAAGGGCTCTCGATCACCGCACTGCTCGGCGTGCTCGTCCTCTTCATCCTTGCCCGCGTGTTTCAGCACGGCGCCGCCCTGCGCTCCGATCTGGAAGGAACCGTCTGATGCCGATCATCGTGCGCCTGGACGAGCTGCTGCACGAGCGGCGGATGACTTTGTCCGAACTTTCCGACCGCGTGGGCATCACGCTGGCCAACCTGTCGATCCTCAAGACCGGCAAGGCCAAGGCGATGCGCTTCTCCACTCTGGAGGCGATCTGCGCCGAGCTGGGATGCAAGCCGGGCGACCTGCTCGATTTCGAACCGGAGGAGCAGTGATGCGTATCCGGATCGACCTGCGGCTTCCGCCCGAACTGCTGCTGTGCACCGTGGTCGCGCTGGCCGCGATCCTCGCCTGGCCTGGCTGACCGCAGCCCCTCAGTCCGCCGCCGGCGCGTCCCCATCGGATGCGTCGGCGTCGTTTCCGCTTTGGTACCACGCCTCGACCGGGCCAGTGAGCTTGATCGTGAGCGGCTGGCCCTTGCGATCGACCTTCTTGCCCAGCTGAACGCGGATCCAGCCTTCGGAAATGCAATATTCCTCGACGTCCTTGCGCTCGACATCCTTGAAACGGATGCCGATGCCGCGCTCCAGCGCCGCCTGATCGAAATGGGGACTGCGCGGATTGACCGAGAGCCGGTCGGGGGGTGTATCGCTCATGGCCGCGCTCCTGCCGCAAGCCGCGAAGGAATTCCAGCCCCGTCGCCGATCGCCGATGCTAGAAGGGTGCGGGCGGAGGAGGAAAGAAGCGATGCGACACTGGCTGATGAAATCCGAGCCCGAGGAATATGGCTGGAACGATCTGATCCGCGACGGCGCGACCGAGTGGACCGGCGTGCGAAATCATGCCGCCGCCAATCACCTGCGGAAGATGGCGGTGGGCGATCGGGCGTTCTTCTATCATTCGGGCAAGGAACGCGGAGTCGTCGGCGTGATGGAAGTCAGCCGCGCGGCGCGCAAGGACGGCGCGGAGGGAAACTGGGTATCGGTGGAAGTGAGGACGCTCGAGCCCCTGCCCCGGCTGGTCACGCTTTCCGAGTTCAAGGCCGAACCCCGGCTAGCCGACATGGCGATCCTGCGCCAGTCGCGCCTCTCGGTGGCGCCGGTCAGCGCGGACGAATGGGACGTGATCCTGAAGCTGGCCCGCGACTGACCGGCGGGCGCGGCGGCAACGAAAAACGCCGCCCCGGAGGGTCCGGAGCGGCGTGTTCCTTGTGCCGAGCTCAGGCCGCGTGCTTGGCGCGGCTGGCGCGCTTGCGCTCGTGCGGATCGAGGTGGCGCTTGCGCAGGCGGATCGTCTTGGGCGTGACTTCGACCATCTCGTCGTCGTCGATATAGGCGATAGCCTGTTCGAGCGTCATCTTCTTGGGCGGGGTGAGGCGGATCGCATCGTCCTTGCCCGAAGAGCGGATGTTGGTCAGCTGCTTCGCCTTCATCGGATTGACCTCGAGGTCTTCCGTCTTGGCGTTCTCGCCGATGATCATGCCCTCGTAGAGCGCCTCGCCATGGCCGACGAACAGGATGCCGCGATCCTCGAGCGAGTTGAGCGAATAGGCGTTCGCCTCGCCTGTGCCATTGGAGATCAGCACGCCGTTCTTGCGACCTTCGATCGTGCCCTTGTACGGCCCGTACTTCTCGAACAGCCGGTTCATGATGCCGGTGCCGCGCGTATCCGACAGGAACTCGCCGTGATAGCCGATCAGGCCGCGCGAGGGGGCCGAGAAGGTGATGCGCGTCTTGCCGCCGCCCGACGGGCGCATGTCGGTCATCTCGGCCTTGCGCAGATTCATCTTCTCGACGACCGTGCCCGAATGTTCGTCGTCGACGTCGATGACGACCGTTTCATACGGCTCCTCGCGGCCGTTCTCGCCTTCGCGGAACAGCACGCGCGGACGGCTGATGCCGAGTTCGAAGCCCTCGCGGCGCATCGTTTCGATCAGCACGCCGAGCTGAAGCTCGCCGCGGCCGGCGACTTCGAAACTGTCCTTGTCGGCGGCCTCGGTCACCTTGATCGCGACGTTCGATTCGGCTTCGCGCAGCAGGCGGTCGCGGATCATGCGCGAGGTGACCTTGCTGCCCTCGCGCCCGGCCATCGGCGAGTCGTTGACGGCGAAGCGCATCGACAGCGTCGGCGGATCGATCGGCTGCGCCTGGATCGGCTCGCTGACGGACACGTCGGCGATGGTGTTGGCGACCGTCGCGATTTCGAGGCCGGCCATCGAAATGATGTCGCCTGCCCGCGCCTCTTCGACCGGAACGCGCTCGAGCCCCTGGAAGCTCATCAGCTTGGACGCGCGGCCGGTTTCGATGATCTTGCCGTCCATGTCCATCGCGTGGATCGGCTGGTTCACCTTGACCACGCCCGACTGGACGCGGCCGGTGAGAATGCGGCCGAGGAAATTGTCGCGATCGAGCAGCGTCACCAGGAAAGTGAAGGGCGCGTCCTGGTCGAGCGCCGGCGGCGGGACATGCTCGACGATCTTCTCGAACATCGGCGTCAGCGTGCCTTCGCGGATGTCGGGGCTGTTGCCGGCATAGCCGTTGCGGCCCGAGGCGAAGAGCACCGGGAAGTCGAGCTGCTCGTCATTGGCCTCGAGGCTGACGAACAGGTCGAACACCTCGTCGAGCACTTCCTGCGCGCGCGCGTCCGACCGGTCGATCTTGTTGACCACCACGATGGGCCGGAGGCCGAGCGCCAGCGCCTTGCCGGTAACGAACTTGGTCTGCGGCATCGCGCCTTCGGCCGCATCGACCAGCAGGATGACGCCGTCGACCATGCTGAGGATGCGCTCCACCTCGCCGCCGAAATCGGCGTGGCCGGGCGTGTCGACGATGTTGATGCGAGTCTCCTCGCCTGCCGGCGACTTCCACACGATCGAGGTGGGCTTGGCGAGAATCGTGATCCCGCGCTCCTTCTCGAGATCGTTCGAGTCCATTGCGCGCTCTTCGACGCGCTGATTGTCGCGGAAGGTGCCGGACTGGCGGAAGAGCTGGTCGACGAGCGTTGTCTTGCCGTGGTCGACGTGGGCGATGATCGCCACGTTGCGGAGGTTCATGCGTTTTCCCGGGAATGAGGTTCGGGCGCGCGCTTACCCGATTTTGCGCTGCGGCGAAAGGGCACGCACCGCTCGGGTTGCATCACAAGGTGTGATAGTTACATCATACACTTGAAGGTGGCACCGAACCCCGGCATCAGGGGCAGGACAATTTGGAGGCTGGAACGATGGCGACCCAGACGGCGACGGCAGAGCAGGATCTGGTGCTGACCCCGCCCGATCCGGTGGCGCCGGTCACTCCCGAAAAGGCGGCTGGACTGGTCCCGGTCGACGACAGCAAGAAGAGCGAACTGCAAAGCCGCGTCGAAAGCTTCATCGATGATCTGGTGGCGCAGGACGTGAACTCGCCCGAATTCGGCAAGCGAGTCGATGCCATCACGGCGATGGGCCAGAAGGAGATTCGCGAGGCGGCGGGCCAGTCGAACCGCTTCCTCGACCGGCCGGTGCGCGCGATGGACAAGGACGAGGGCGTCGGCACCGATCTCGCCGAGCTGCGCCGCACGATCGAGGACCTCGATCCGGGCAAGCGCGGCAATCTGATGCAGCCCAAGAAGCTGTTCGGCATTCTCCCCTTCGGCAACAAGCTGCGCAATTATTTCGACAGCTACAAAAGCTCGCAGACTCACATCGCGGCGATCCTGAAGCGGCTCCAATCGGGCAAGGACGAGCTGCTGATGGACAATGCGGCGATCGACACCGAGCGCGCGAACCTGTGGAACGCGATGGGGCGGCTCGAGCAGATGATCTATCTCTCCAAGGAGATGGACGCCAAGCTGGAGGACAAGGCCAACGAGCTCGACCACAGCGATCCCGCCAAGGCGAAGGCGATCCGCGAGACCGCGCTGTTCTACGTGCGCCAGCGCACTCAGGACCTGCTGACGCAGATGGCGGTGACGGTGCAGGGCTATCTCGCGCTCGACCTGGTCAAGAAGAACAATGTCGAGCTGGTGAAGGGAGTCGATCGCGCCTCGACCACCACCGTTTCGGCGCTGCGCACCGCCGTGACGGTGGCGCAGGCGCTGACCAACCAGCGGCTGGTGCTCGAACAGATCACTGCGCTGAACACGACGACGGCGAACATCATCGATTCGACCGGCAACCTGCTCAAGAACCAGACGGCGCGAATTCACGAGCAGGCGGCAAGCAG from Sphingosinithalassobacter sp. CS137 harbors:
- a CDS encoding sensor histidine kinase — encoded protein: MKLAIFSRPFFEQKSRAFWVLQAAGWSGYLLLRIVSNISNTSLSIEGVIRVLIESIIGYCLTLLLSTLYGWFRRLPRITGILLTIATLLMATIIYAVLNAFTISVIRDALPGISLNLILGNMFLNFTVLAGWSALYFAINFYLIVEEQIDQLQVLESQASTAQLAMLRYQLNPHFLFNTLNSISTLVLLKQTERANVMLSRLSSFLRYTLANEPTAHVTLSQEVETLKLYLEIEKMRFDERLRPHFEIDPRTVKARLPSLLLQPLVENAIKYAVTPKEEGADITVTTRLAGERVHITVSDTGPGLIEPRLRPTLSTGVGLANIRERLAQAFGPDHRFETRSNPGGGFRVEIEIPFQFEEPTREAA
- a CDS encoding LytR/AlgR family response regulator transcription factor — encoded protein: MTIRTILVDDEPLAIQGLELRLQAHEDVEIVDTCVNGREAIRSIKTHKPDLVFLDIQMPGFDGFSVVQGLMEVEPPLFVFVTAYSDHAIRAFEAQAMDYLMKPVEESRLADTLQRVRQRLSERRGVEEIEKLKGVLAEVAPEAAETLGEGGDGMAANRFEKLINIKDRGQIFRVDVDTIERIDAAGDYMCIYTGDNTLILRETMKDLEKRLDPRRFQRVHRSTIVNLDLVRQVKPHTNGECFLVLDSGAQVKVSRSYRDVVARFVH
- a CDS encoding methyl-accepting chemotaxis protein translates to MTNALSLDHLRLLGMRTIAAIMVALALATAAGSASSGFAQGALPVILAFVLPIYPVLLALRGAFDANARLIATMTIVSQPALMLYVFEGAAWQVDLHMIFFAALAVTALLCDWRALVGGAAVVAVHHLLLGMLVPEWVFLGGGGIGRILLHAVVLIVETGALVLLAQSIVGLLAKVSQEADARIAADAAAQAERAERAAELERVVASVSGSLEAMARGDLTREIRESFPAAYAALKANCNATAQSLRQLIGSVGEGARQIGTGSTEIANAAEQQARRIERTAANLEETSVAVASIDERLQALAQTAEGSLACADAATGSVESGRARALHAVETMGRVRQSAEGIDDVIEGLDKIAFQTRVLAMNAAVEAGRAGEAGRGFAVVADLVSALAMRAEEEAKRAREQLTVTQDEVAGAVGAVEEVDSALTAIAETVEKVHALLSTTAGENQAQAQAIREIRSAIGEMEIGAQQDAAMVEQTSAAARELLSQVQALTESTAQFSVEEARIERQWTGSASLH
- a CDS encoding DUF2975 domain-containing protein, which encodes MISQGVTDDWILKAARVVIRILQVVVGFAALMIAVATVVVSFDPSWLLKELGASAGIDVARFRWLVVAGLLGGAVLLGLFVLFLQSLHRIIATVGRGDPFTPDNARRLREMAWLLLAMQLGAFALELYSDWIGRFVEYVTFDEGLSITALLGVLVLFILARVFQHGAALRSDLEGTV
- a CDS encoding helix-turn-helix domain-containing protein → MPIIVRLDELLHERRMTLSELSDRVGITLANLSILKTGKAKAMRFSTLEAICAELGCKPGDLLDFEPEEQ
- a CDS encoding DUF3297 family protein; the protein is MSDTPPDRLSVNPRSPHFDQAALERGIGIRFKDVERKDVEEYCISEGWIRVQLGKKVDRKGQPLTIKLTGPVEAWYQSGNDADASDGDAPAAD
- a CDS encoding EVE domain-containing protein, with translation MRHWLMKSEPEEYGWNDLIRDGATEWTGVRNHAAANHLRKMAVGDRAFFYHSGKERGVVGVMEVSRAARKDGAEGNWVSVEVRTLEPLPRLVTLSEFKAEPRLADMAILRQSRLSVAPVSADEWDVILKLARD
- the typA gene encoding translational GTPase TypA, which produces MNLRNVAIIAHVDHGKTTLVDQLFRQSGTFRDNQRVEERAMDSNDLEKERGITILAKPTSIVWKSPAGEETRINIVDTPGHADFGGEVERILSMVDGVILLVDAAEGAMPQTKFVTGKALALGLRPIVVVNKIDRSDARAQEVLDEVFDLFVSLEANDEQLDFPVLFASGRNGYAGNSPDIREGTLTPMFEKIVEHVPPPALDQDAPFTFLVTLLDRDNFLGRILTGRVQSGVVKVNQPIHAMDMDGKIIETGRASKLMSFQGLERVPVEEARAGDIISMAGLEIATVANTIADVSVSEPIQAQPIDPPTLSMRFAVNDSPMAGREGSKVTSRMIRDRLLREAESNVAIKVTEAADKDSFEVAGRGELQLGVLIETMRREGFELGISRPRVLFREGENGREEPYETVVIDVDDEHSGTVVEKMNLRKAEMTDMRPSGGGKTRITFSAPSRGLIGYHGEFLSDTRGTGIMNRLFEKYGPYKGTIEGRKNGVLISNGTGEANAYSLNSLEDRGILFVGHGEALYEGMIIGENAKTEDLEVNPMKAKQLTNIRSSGKDDAIRLTPPKKMTLEQAIAYIDDDEMVEVTPKTIRLRKRHLDPHERKRASRAKHAA
- a CDS encoding toxic anion resistance protein, which produces MATQTATAEQDLVLTPPDPVAPVTPEKAAGLVPVDDSKKSELQSRVESFIDDLVAQDVNSPEFGKRVDAITAMGQKEIREAAGQSNRFLDRPVRAMDKDEGVGTDLAELRRTIEDLDPGKRGNLMQPKKLFGILPFGNKLRNYFDSYKSSQTHIAAILKRLQSGKDELLMDNAAIDTERANLWNAMGRLEQMIYLSKEMDAKLEDKANELDHSDPAKAKAIRETALFYVRQRTQDLLTQMAVTVQGYLALDLVKKNNVELVKGVDRASTTTVSALRTAVTVAQALTNQRLVLEQITALNTTTANIIDSTGNLLKNQTARIHEQAASSTIPLETLQRAFQNIYDTMDSIDTFKLKALDSMKTTVTALSGEVEKSKGYIARAEGAQQNALSGPGETFKLEAM